Proteins encoded together in one Chryseobacterium sp. G0201 window:
- a CDS encoding oligosaccharide flippase family protein, with protein sequence MYKKLLGQTIIYGVGAIAPRIILFILNPLLIYKIPNEGFAIFTQLYAWISFVNIILSFGFETAYFRFSAEEGNEKKTFNTSFWFLFSTSTVFLALCYLFNQPIADYAGYHDNPEYIKWFAMIAFFDNLLVIPFAWLRFHNKPIKYSAVRIIQAVFQAVFTAALFFWIPENVSKSIGLDQNVDYPFFSNLAGSALGFLLLLPILLKVRFQFITSLFGRMIKYSFPLMLAGLAFMVNENFDKSVQRNYISDEEAGAYGGCYKLAVLMTLFVTAYRMGIEPFFFKQMDKGDAKKTYAKVAEYFAFFACAVALGIIANIAWLKDVFIPNKSYWIAIDIIPIIVVANLCFGIYYNFSTWYKVTDRTSVGTIISWLGAGINIAFNLLALNYYHSMIGSAWATFGAYLIMMIVSYILGQKYYPIPYRMKKMSFFLILLGFFSFIIVKYLNYNILMSNLLFLIFIGILIYSEKDMILSRIKKS encoded by the coding sequence TTGTATAAGAAACTATTAGGGCAGACAATCATCTACGGAGTAGGAGCCATAGCCCCAAGGATTATTTTGTTTATCCTTAATCCACTTTTGATTTATAAAATTCCCAATGAAGGTTTTGCGATTTTCACACAACTATACGCATGGATTTCTTTTGTTAACATTATACTTTCTTTTGGTTTTGAAACGGCTTATTTTAGATTTTCTGCTGAAGAAGGTAATGAGAAGAAAACCTTCAATACTTCGTTTTGGTTTTTGTTTTCAACTTCTACTGTTTTCCTCGCTTTATGCTATTTATTTAACCAGCCTATAGCTGATTATGCAGGGTATCATGATAATCCTGAATATATCAAATGGTTTGCAATGATTGCTTTTTTTGACAACTTATTGGTGATTCCGTTTGCTTGGTTGCGTTTTCATAACAAACCCATCAAATATTCTGCAGTAAGAATTATTCAGGCAGTATTTCAGGCAGTTTTCACAGCAGCATTATTTTTCTGGATTCCGGAAAATGTTTCAAAAAGCATTGGTTTAGACCAAAATGTCGACTATCCGTTTTTTAGTAATCTTGCGGGAAGTGCTTTAGGTTTCTTATTATTGCTTCCAATTCTATTAAAGGTCAGATTTCAGTTTATAACCTCTTTATTCGGACGTATGATTAAATATTCGTTTCCGTTAATGCTTGCAGGATTAGCTTTTATGGTCAATGAAAACTTCGATAAATCTGTACAAAGAAATTATATTTCAGACGAAGAGGCTGGCGCTTACGGTGGTTGTTATAAATTGGCAGTCCTCATGACATTATTCGTTACAGCTTACCGAATGGGGATTGAACCTTTCTTTTTTAAACAAATGGATAAAGGTGACGCCAAGAAAACTTATGCTAAAGTTGCCGAATATTTTGCATTCTTTGCATGTGCCGTCGCTTTAGGAATTATCGCTAATATTGCATGGCTGAAAGATGTTTTCATTCCCAACAAATCCTATTGGATCGCAATAGATATCATCCCGATTATTGTAGTGGCCAATCTTTGCTTCGGAATATATTATAACTTTTCCACTTGGTATAAAGTAACAGACAGAACCAGCGTTGGAACTATTATTTCATGGCTTGGAGCAGGTATCAATATCGCTTTTAACCTTTTAGCATTAAATTATTATCACAGCATGATTGGTTCTGCATGGGCAACTTTCGGAGCGTATCTTATCATGATGATTGTGTCTTATATATTAGGTCAGAAATACTACCCTATACCTTATAGAATGAAAAAAATGTCTTTCTTCTTAATATTACTTGGATTTTTCAGCTTTATCATTGTGAAATATCTTAACTATAATATTTTAATGAGTAATCTATTATTTTTAATTTTCATAGGTATTTTAATCTACTCAGAAAAAGACATGATTCTTTCCCGGATTAAAAAAAGCTAA
- a CDS encoding DUF1573 domain-containing protein codes for MKNLKITALLAVLACSPFYANVFPAEGTPVVKVIAADIKWKTESIDVGNIPQGKPKLIRFEFTNTSKKPIVIENVAPSCGCTTADYTKTPILPGKKGFVEASFNAAAAGPFMKTVNVTTSESKTPKTLSFKGIVAA; via the coding sequence ATGAAAAATTTAAAGATTACAGCTCTTTTAGCAGTGTTAGCATGCTCTCCATTTTATGCAAATGTATTTCCTGCTGAAGGAACTCCTGTCGTAAAAGTAATTGCAGCTGATATCAAATGGAAAACAGAATCTATTGACGTTGGAAATATTCCTCAGGGAAAGCCAAAGTTGATCAGATTCGAATTTACAAATACATCTAAAAAGCCAATTGTTATAGAAAATGTAGCACCATCTTGTGGATGCACTACAGCAGATTATACTAAAACGCCTATTCTTCCAGGGAAAAAAGGATTTGTGGAGGCTAGCTTCAATGCCGCCGCCGCAGGTCCATTCATGAAAACGGTTAATGTTACAACAAGCGAAAGTAAAACCCCTAAAACGCTTTCATTTAAAGGAATAGTTGCTGCATAA
- a CDS encoding dihydroorotase yields MKTLIKNVKIVNEGKIVEGDILIENDLISKIDSQISEEADQIIDGEGKYLLPGVIDDQVHFRDPGLTHKGDIETESRAAIAGGITSFIDQPNTVPNAVTQELLADKYEIGSQKAYANYGFMMGGTNDNLEEVLKTNPRNVPGIKLFLGSSTGNMLVDNPETLENIFSNTKMLIAVHCEDEATIKANTQKYLDEYGEDIPVKFHHLIRSEEACYKSSSKAIELAKKTGARLHVFHLSTAKEMELFRNDIPLKDKKITAEVCVHHLTFTNEDYDTKGGLIKWNPAVKTQKDKDVLWEALLDDRIDVIATDHAPHTWEEKQNVYTKCPSGAPLVQHSLVVMLENYINGKISLEKIVEKMSHNPAILFRVEKRGFVREGYKADLVLVDLNENWTVAKENILYKCGWSPLEGTNFHSKVTHTFVNGNLVYDNGKINEQKFGERLLFEVQE; encoded by the coding sequence ATGAAGACCTTAATCAAAAACGTAAAAATCGTCAACGAAGGAAAGATCGTTGAAGGTGATATTTTAATTGAAAATGATTTAATTTCTAAAATAGATTCTCAAATTTCTGAAGAAGCAGATCAAATTATTGATGGTGAAGGAAAATATCTTTTGCCAGGAGTGATTGATGATCAGGTACATTTTCGTGATCCGGGACTGACTCATAAAGGCGATATTGAAACCGAATCTCGTGCTGCTATTGCTGGTGGAATTACAAGTTTCATCGATCAGCCAAATACGGTTCCGAATGCTGTGACACAGGAATTATTAGCTGATAAATATGAAATAGGTTCTCAAAAAGCGTATGCCAACTACGGCTTCATGATGGGCGGAACAAATGATAATTTGGAAGAAGTTTTGAAAACAAATCCAAGAAATGTTCCCGGAATTAAACTGTTTCTAGGTTCTTCAACAGGAAATATGTTGGTCGACAATCCTGAAACGCTGGAAAATATTTTTAGCAATACTAAAATGCTGATTGCCGTTCACTGCGAAGATGAAGCAACGATTAAAGCCAATACTCAAAAATATCTGGATGAATATGGGGAAGATATTCCGGTAAAATTTCACCATTTAATCAGAAGTGAAGAAGCTTGTTATAAATCTTCTTCAAAAGCAATTGAGTTGGCAAAAAAAACAGGAGCAAGACTTCATGTTTTTCACCTTTCGACAGCGAAAGAAATGGAACTTTTCAGAAATGATATTCCTTTAAAAGATAAAAAAATTACTGCTGAAGTTTGCGTTCATCATTTGACGTTCACCAATGAAGATTACGATACAAAAGGTGGATTAATCAAATGGAATCCTGCCGTAAAAACTCAAAAAGACAAAGATGTACTTTGGGAAGCTTTGCTGGACGACAGAATTGATGTGATCGCCACAGACCACGCGCCTCACACTTGGGAAGAAAAACAGAATGTTTATACTAAATGTCCTTCCGGTGCGCCTTTAGTTCAACATTCTTTAGTTGTAATGCTTGAAAATTATATCAACGGAAAAATTTCTTTAGAAAAAATCGTTGAGAAAATGTCTCATAATCCAGCGATTCTTTTCAGAGTGGAGAAAAGAGGTTTCGTAAGAGAAGGGTATAAAGCTGATTTAGTTTTGGTTGATTTAAATGAAAACTGGACGGTTGCCAAAGAAAATATCCTTTACAAATGTGGTTGGAGTCCATTGGAAGGGACGAATTTCCATTCTAAAGTGACCCACACTTTTGTCAATGGAAATCTGGTTTACGATAACGGAAAAATTAATGAACAAAAATTCGGAGAGCGTTTGCTTTTTGAAGTTCAGGAATAA
- a CDS encoding GH92 family glycosyl hydrolase translates to MKNSGTSVFLLFLLFSLNLKAQQFEKLYQYVNPLIGTEKMGHTYPGATAPFGAVQLSPETDSISYELNGKYNGEVYKYCAGYRYEDKTIVGFSSTHFSGTGHSDLGDFLVMPTVGKLQLNPGTASNPESGYRSRFSHQNEKAEAGYYKVKLDDHNILAELTATTRVGVHRYTFPKSDQAHIILDLMAGIYNYDGKNVWTYVRVENGNTITGYRQTNGWARTRTVYFAMKFSKPFKSYGQKNYDGKQVYNGFWRKFDQTKNFPEIAGKNLKMYFDFDTNESEAIEVKLAISPVSQANALGNLEKEVGNLSFDQVKAQTQENWNKELNKIVIKGSETEKTNFYTAMYHTFINPTTYTDINGEYKGLDQNIHKAEGFTNYTTFSIWDTYRALHPFFNIIQPKRNGDMVKSMMAHYNQFSMKMLPIWSHYANDNWCMSGYHSVSVVADVIIKGNYDGDPKEALKACVETANKRDYEGIGQYIDLGYIPAEKNGTSVSNTLEYAYDDWAIAQLAKHLGETEIFNQFIKRSENWKNNFDKTIGFMRPRLADGSFKKDFNALSTHGQGFIEGNSWNYSFFVPQNPDELIKMMGGKKKFASKLDELFTMHLPDEFFADTEDITREGIIGGYVHGNEPAHHVAYFYNWAGQPWKTQAQIRRILEMQYKATPDGLGGNDDTGQMSAWYILSSLGFYPVAPGSEDYAIGSPAIDNAVLNLENGKIFEIEAINQSPKNVYVEKILLNGKEIKNFTLKHSEIMNGGKLSFYMSSRAKK, encoded by the coding sequence ATGAAAAATTCGGGAACTTCTGTTTTTCTATTATTTTTATTATTTAGTTTAAATCTAAAAGCTCAACAATTCGAAAAGCTCTATCAATATGTAAATCCGTTGATTGGAACTGAAAAAATGGGACACACCTATCCCGGAGCAACAGCACCTTTTGGAGCCGTACAATTAAGTCCGGAAACTGATAGTATTTCGTATGAACTCAACGGAAAATATAATGGTGAAGTCTATAAATATTGTGCTGGATATCGTTACGAAGATAAAACGATTGTAGGTTTCAGTTCAACCCATTTCAGTGGAACAGGACATTCCGATTTAGGGGATTTCCTTGTTATGCCAACCGTTGGAAAATTACAATTGAATCCCGGAACCGCTTCAAACCCAGAAAGTGGCTACAGAAGCAGATTTTCACATCAAAACGAAAAAGCAGAAGCAGGTTATTACAAAGTAAAACTTGATGATCATAATATTTTGGCTGAATTAACGGCCACAACCAGAGTTGGAGTTCATCGCTATACTTTTCCGAAATCTGACCAGGCTCATATTATTTTAGATTTGATGGCCGGAATTTACAATTATGATGGTAAAAATGTATGGACGTATGTTCGCGTAGAAAACGGAAATACTATTACTGGCTACCGACAAACTAACGGTTGGGCAAGAACGAGAACCGTTTATTTTGCTATGAAATTTTCAAAACCATTTAAATCTTACGGCCAGAAAAATTATGACGGGAAACAGGTTTACAATGGTTTTTGGAGAAAATTTGACCAAACAAAAAACTTTCCGGAGATCGCCGGAAAAAACCTGAAAATGTATTTTGATTTTGACACTAATGAAAGTGAAGCGATTGAAGTTAAGCTGGCTATTTCACCTGTAAGTCAAGCCAATGCTTTAGGAAATTTAGAAAAAGAAGTTGGAAATTTATCTTTTGACCAAGTCAAAGCACAAACACAGGAAAATTGGAATAAAGAATTAAATAAAATTGTCATTAAAGGTTCTGAAACTGAAAAGACAAATTTCTATACCGCGATGTATCATACGTTTATCAATCCGACAACGTATACAGATATCAATGGAGAATATAAAGGTTTAGATCAAAATATTCACAAAGCAGAGGGTTTTACAAATTATACAACTTTCTCAATTTGGGACACTTACCGTGCGCTTCATCCTTTCTTTAATATTATTCAGCCAAAAAGAAATGGTGATATGGTGAAATCGATGATGGCTCATTACAATCAGTTTTCAATGAAAATGTTACCGATTTGGTCGCATTATGCCAATGATAATTGGTGCATGAGCGGCTATCACAGCGTGAGTGTCGTTGCAGATGTGATTATTAAAGGAAATTATGACGGAGATCCAAAAGAAGCGTTAAAAGCATGCGTTGAAACAGCCAATAAAAGAGATTATGAAGGCATCGGACAATATATTGATTTAGGATATATTCCTGCCGAAAAAAACGGAACTTCGGTTTCCAATACACTGGAATATGCGTATGACGACTGGGCAATTGCCCAATTGGCTAAACATTTGGGTGAAACGGAAATTTTCAATCAATTCATCAAACGTTCTGAAAACTGGAAAAACAATTTTGATAAAACGATCGGATTTATGCGTCCTCGTTTAGCCGATGGAAGCTTTAAGAAAGATTTTAATGCATTAAGTACCCACGGACAAGGTTTTATTGAAGGAAATTCCTGGAATTACAGTTTCTTCGTTCCTCAAAATCCCGATGAACTAATAAAAATGATGGGCGGAAAGAAAAAATTTGCTTCAAAATTGGATGAATTGTTCACCATGCACTTGCCAGACGAATTTTTTGCAGACACAGAAGACATTACAAGAGAAGGAATTATCGGCGGATACGTTCACGGAAACGAACCGGCACATCATGTTGCCTATTTTTATAATTGGGCCGGACAACCCTGGAAAACTCAGGCACAAATCAGACGAATTTTAGAAATGCAATACAAAGCCACTCCCGATGGATTGGGCGGAAACGATGATACCGGACAAATGAGCGCGTGGTATATTTTGAGTTCGCTTGGCTTTTATCCGGTTGCTCCGGGTTCGGAAGATTATGCCATCGGAAGTCCGGCAATTGACAATGCAGTTTTGAATTTAGAGAACGGAAAAATTTTTGAAATTGAGGCGATTAATCAAAGTCCGAAGAATGTCTATGTTGAAAAAATCCTTTTAAATGGAAAAGAAATAAAAAACTTTACATTGAAACATTCTGAAATTATGAATGGCGGGAAATTGAGCTTTTATATGAGTTCTAGGGCGAAGAAATAA
- a CDS encoding aldo/keto reductase, whose protein sequence is MKLNQVKLGSQGLIIPNIGLGCMGMTGFGEADTYGKADEKEAIATIHRSLELGGNFLDTADLYGPFTNERLIAKAIEGNRGQYIIATKFGWEIDDNEQITWKINGTKDYVKKSIERSLKNLKTDYIDLYYMHRLDKNIPVEETVGAMSDLVKEGKIGYIGLSEVSSETVKRAHAIHPISAVQSEFSLFERTVEEKGVIQTLNELGIGFVAYSPLGRGFLSGQIRSIDDLPENDFRRGIPRFQGEHFHKNIELVEAIENLAKEKDISSSQLALAWIISKGIVPIPGTKRRKYVEQNIEASKIILSESDIQKLESIVPLGTDTGAPYDEFSMGLLDY, encoded by the coding sequence ATGAAATTGAATCAAGTAAAATTAGGAAGTCAGGGTTTAATCATTCCGAATATCGGTTTGGGATGCATGGGAATGACAGGTTTTGGTGAGGCAGATACGTATGGAAAAGCTGATGAAAAAGAAGCTATCGCAACCATCCACCGTTCTTTGGAATTGGGTGGCAACTTTCTGGATACTGCCGATCTGTACGGACCTTTTACAAATGAACGGTTAATTGCAAAGGCAATTGAAGGAAACCGGGGCCAATATATTATCGCAACAAAATTCGGTTGGGAAATTGATGATAATGAACAAATCACCTGGAAAATTAACGGAACTAAAGATTATGTAAAAAAATCGATTGAACGTTCTCTTAAAAATCTGAAAACTGATTACATCGACCTTTATTATATGCATCGCTTGGATAAAAACATTCCTGTTGAAGAGACTGTTGGAGCGATGAGCGATTTGGTGAAAGAAGGAAAAATCGGTTATATCGGTTTGTCCGAAGTTTCTTCTGAGACTGTGAAAAGAGCACACGCAATTCATCCGATTTCTGCAGTTCAGAGTGAATTCTCTCTGTTTGAAAGAACGGTTGAAGAAAAAGGTGTTATCCAAACGCTAAATGAATTGGGAATTGGTTTTGTCGCTTATTCACCTTTGGGCAGAGGATTTTTATCAGGGCAAATCCGTTCGATTGATGATTTGCCGGAAAATGATTTCCGAAGAGGAATTCCGCGTTTTCAAGGGGAACATTTCCATAAAAATATTGAACTGGTAGAAGCGATTGAAAATCTGGCAAAGGAAAAAGATATCTCTTCTTCTCAATTGGCTCTAGCTTGGATTATCAGCAAAGGAATCGTACCAATTCCGGGAACGAAACGCAGAAAATATGTTGAACAAAATATTGAAGCAAGTAAAATTATCTTAAGCGAATCTGACATTCAGAAGCTGGAAAGTATTGTACCTTTAGGAACAGATACAGGAGCTCCTTATGATGAATTCAGCATGGGATTGTTGGATTATTAA
- a CDS encoding response regulator transcription factor, which yields MEKSKILYAEDDNTIAFLIQDSLESYYDIDCYPDGKSALEAFNTKTFDICLLDIMMPELNGFELAQYIRDKNSEIPIIFISAKALKEDRIKGLKIGADDYLVKPFSIEELILKIEVFLKRSKKTSTTPSKYKVGKYDFDPKNYTLQDTASTITLTQRESELLLYFIRNKNTVLKRQDILKAIWGDDDYFMGRSLDVFISRLRKLLADENVIIENLHGIGFRFSEK from the coding sequence ATGGAAAAATCTAAAATTTTATATGCAGAAGATGACAATACGATCGCTTTCCTGATTCAGGATAGCTTAGAAAGTTATTATGACATAGATTGTTATCCTGATGGAAAATCTGCACTTGAAGCATTCAATACCAAAACTTTTGACATTTGCCTTTTAGATATTATGATGCCTGAACTAAACGGTTTTGAATTAGCACAATATATCCGCGATAAAAACTCTGAAATACCCATTATTTTTATTTCAGCAAAAGCTTTGAAAGAAGATAGAATTAAAGGTTTGAAAATTGGCGCAGACGATTATTTGGTAAAACCATTTAGTATTGAAGAACTTATTCTGAAAATCGAAGTTTTCCTGAAACGCTCAAAGAAAACAAGCACCACTCCATCAAAATACAAAGTCGGAAAATATGATTTTGACCCTAAAAACTATACTTTACAAGATACAGCAAGCACAATTACCCTTACTCAAAGAGAATCTGAATTACTATTATATTTCATTCGAAATAAAAACACTGTTTTAAAAAGACAAGATATTTTGAAAGCAATTTGGGGCGATGATGATTACTTTATGGGACGGAGTCTTGATGTATTTATTTCGAGATTAAGAAAATTACTTGCGGATGAAAATGTAATCATCGAAAATCTGCATGGAATAGGTTTTCGCTTTTCTGAAAAATAA
- a CDS encoding sensor histidine kinase: MEIKKLNIIITLGFVAIIGILIAQLLWTRQAYNIEDEKFNQTVNIALLEVVEKLSGGKTSFSESPVQNISNDYYVVNINNDFHPAVLEHYLRTEFTRLQINTDYVYALYNCRSDQMMYGKYISTHQESPNTKMIKFPKHKNLVYYFSIRFPDKTTYLISSLRFWYILTFALIIILLVYVYSIYTIIQQKKFSELQRDFINNMTHEFKTPLSSILLASEALTKQELIKENPKLQTYTSIITDQGYKLNNHIEKILNIAKNDASGLSLKPQKIVLLPFIVEIVDTIKQKNENLSVQIEIDNNTSIIADEFHFTNIIYNILDNSIKYCETKPNIIISSFKDSKGLYLKFKDNGMGIPSKNITHIFDKFYRVNTKKSDEVNGFGLGLFYVKKIVQQHNWKISVENNTDEGITITLFLPS, translated from the coding sequence ATGGAAATAAAGAAACTCAATATTATTATTACCCTAGGTTTTGTCGCTATTATCGGAATTCTGATAGCTCAACTTCTATGGACAAGACAGGCTTATAATATTGAGGACGAAAAATTTAATCAAACCGTAAATATCGCTTTACTGGAAGTTGTAGAAAAATTATCCGGAGGAAAAACTTCCTTTAGCGAAAGTCCGGTGCAGAATATTTCCAATGATTATTATGTGGTTAATATTAATAATGATTTTCATCCCGCCGTGCTGGAACATTATCTGAGAACAGAATTCACACGATTACAAATAAATACAGATTACGTTTACGCATTATACAATTGTCGTAGTGACCAAATGATGTATGGAAAATATATTTCTACCCATCAGGAAAGTCCTAACACTAAGATGATTAAATTTCCAAAACATAAAAATTTAGTCTATTATTTCTCCATACGTTTTCCGGATAAAACTACGTATTTGATTAGTTCATTACGTTTTTGGTATATACTCACCTTTGCCCTTATTATTATTCTTTTGGTATATGTTTATTCTATATATACGATTATTCAGCAAAAAAAATTCTCAGAACTGCAGCGTGATTTTATCAACAATATGACCCATGAGTTTAAGACTCCTCTTTCTTCCATTCTTTTGGCTTCGGAGGCACTCACGAAGCAAGAACTGATAAAGGAAAATCCTAAATTACAAACCTATACATCGATTATCACCGATCAAGGCTATAAGCTTAATAATCATATTGAAAAAATATTAAATATCGCTAAAAATGATGCCTCCGGGCTCTCATTAAAGCCTCAGAAAATAGTTTTATTGCCTTTCATTGTAGAAATTGTCGACACGATAAAGCAAAAGAATGAAAACCTTTCTGTCCAAATAGAAATTGACAACAATACATCAATTATTGCTGATGAATTTCACTTTACAAATATCATTTATAATATTTTAGACAACTCCATCAAGTACTGCGAAACAAAACCTAATATTATAATCTCTTCTTTTAAAGATTCAAAAGGTTTATATTTAAAATTTAAAGATAACGGGATGGGAATTCCATCTAAAAATATTACTCATATTTTTGATAAATTTTACAGAGTAAATACCAAAAAGAGCGACGAAGTGAACGGTTTTGGATTAGGTTTATTTTACGTAAAAAAAATCGTTCAACAACACAACTGGAAAATTTCAGTTGAAAATAATACGGATGAAGGAATTACAATAACTCTGTTTTTACCTTCTTAA
- a CDS encoding helix-turn-helix domain-containing protein, which produces MNTIKSISAFHRLLSLPEPKHTMVSVINLHESIFIEDDVWKGFVSRYYCVALKRNAKGKIKYGQQHYDYDKGVLSFTAPNQVQYLDLKTMDCENTGYLLIFHEDFLLNHSLAKTISSYGFFSYAVNEALHLSEDEENDLLEILYKIDKEYQHIDHHTQEIILSQIELLLNYSKRFYERQFITRKSGSHQLLTKFESYLNDYFNTESSEKGLLTVHQIAEAMNLSANYLSDFLRVHTGQNTQQHIHEKLISKAKEKLSTTELSISEIAYELGFEHSQSFSTLFKKKTNVSPLEFRQSFN; this is translated from the coding sequence ATGAACACGATAAAATCTATTTCGGCATTTCACAGATTGCTTTCACTTCCTGAACCAAAGCATACGATGGTAAGTGTTATCAACCTTCATGAAAGTATTTTTATTGAAGATGATGTCTGGAAAGGTTTTGTCAGCAGATATTATTGTGTCGCCCTGAAAAGAAATGCGAAAGGAAAAATAAAATACGGACAGCAACATTATGATTATGACAAAGGGGTATTGAGTTTTACAGCGCCCAATCAGGTTCAATATCTGGATTTGAAGACAATGGATTGTGAAAATACAGGTTATCTGCTTATTTTTCATGAAGATTTTTTGCTGAACCACTCTTTAGCAAAAACGATTTCTTCTTACGGATTTTTTTCCTATGCCGTAAATGAAGCGCTGCATTTATCTGAAGATGAAGAGAATGATTTGCTCGAAATTCTATATAAAATTGATAAAGAATATCAACATATCGACCATCATACGCAGGAAATTATTTTGTCGCAAATCGAATTATTGCTGAATTATTCCAAGCGATTTTATGAGAGACAGTTTATCACCCGAAAAAGTGGAAGCCATCAGCTTTTAACGAAATTTGAATCTTATTTAAATGATTATTTTAATACGGAATCATCCGAAAAAGGTCTTTTAACGGTTCACCAAATTGCTGAGGCGATGAATCTTTCCGCTAATTATTTAAGTGATTTTTTGAGAGTTCATACGGGACAAAATACGCAGCAACATATCCACGAAAAATTGATCAGTAAGGCAAAAGAAAAGCTTTCGACAACGGAACTTTCGATAAGTGAAATTGCTTATGAGCTAGGATTTGAGCATTCACAGTCTTTCAGTACACTTTTTAAGAAGAAAACTAATGTTTCGCCTTTGGAATTTCGGCAGTCTTTTAATTAA
- a CDS encoding SDR family oxidoreductase, producing MNLYTQPMLREDALKDKVAIVTGGGSGLGKAMTKYFLQLGAKVVITSRNLEKLQGTAKELEEETGGKVLCVACDVRNWDEVEAMKEATLKEFGRIDILLNNAAGNFISPTERLTHSAFDSILDIVLKGTKNCTLSVGKHWIDSKTPGTVLNIVTTYAWTGSAYVVPSACAKAGVLAMTRSLAVEWGKYNIRFNAIAPGPFPTKGAWDRLLPGDMKDQFDLAKKNPLKRVGEHQELANLAAYLVSDFSSFVNGEVVTIDGGEWLQGAGEFNMLEDIPQEMWDALEAMIKAKKSN from the coding sequence ATGAATCTATATACACAACCCATGTTGCGTGAAGATGCACTGAAAGATAAAGTAGCCATCGTTACAGGCGGTGGAAGCGGTCTTGGAAAAGCAATGACCAAATATTTTCTTCAATTAGGGGCAAAAGTAGTTATCACATCCAGAAATTTGGAGAAATTACAAGGAACAGCAAAAGAATTGGAAGAAGAAACAGGCGGAAAAGTTCTTTGTGTTGCATGCGACGTAAGAAATTGGGATGAGGTAGAAGCAATGAAAGAAGCTACTTTGAAAGAATTTGGAAGAATTGATATTCTATTAAATAATGCAGCAGGAAATTTCATCTCTCCAACAGAAAGATTGACGCATTCTGCTTTTGATTCTATTTTAGATATTGTGTTGAAAGGAACAAAAAACTGTACGCTTTCCGTTGGAAAACACTGGATCGACTCAAAAACTCCGGGAACGGTTTTAAATATCGTAACAACTTATGCTTGGACAGGTTCTGCATACGTTGTTCCATCTGCTTGTGCAAAAGCAGGAGTATTAGCAATGACAAGATCTCTTGCTGTGGAGTGGGGGAAATATAATATTAGATTTAATGCCATTGCGCCGGGACCATTTCCTACAAAAGGAGCTTGGGACAGATTGCTTCCGGGAGATATGAAGGATCAATTTGATTTAGCAAAGAAAAATCCTCTTAAAAGAGTAGGAGAACATCAAGAATTGGCCAATCTTGCCGCTTATCTAGTTTCTGATTTTTCATCTTTTGTGAATGGTGAAGTTGTAACAATCGATGGTGGAGAATGGCTACAGGGAGCAGGGGAATTTAATATGCTGGAAGATATTCCGCAGGAAATGTGGGATGCGCTGGAAGCGATGATTAAAGCGAAAAAATCAAACTGA